In Salinigranum marinum, one DNA window encodes the following:
- the lysW gene encoding lysine biosynthesis protein LysW, with amino-acid sequence MPEEITAEDPLTGEEITLPADVEVGEIIDSPVSGAELEVVSLDPVVLEEAPELEEDWGE; translated from the coding sequence ATGCCAGAAGAGATTACGGCGGAGGACCCGCTGACCGGCGAAGAGATCACGCTCCCGGCCGACGTCGAGGTCGGCGAGATCATCGACAGTCCCGTGAGCGGTGCCGAACTGGAGGTCGTCTCCTTGGACCCCGTGGTCCTCGAGGAGGCGCCCGAGCTCGAAGAGGACTGGGGAGAGTAG
- a CDS encoding RimK family alpha-L-glutamate ligase, whose protein sequence is MHVGLLYSRIRRDEKLLLSELRERGHDVTKIDVRREQFNISAAPAVFDEIDVVLDRCLATSRSLYITRFLDAYGVEVVNSSETAQLCADKVKNSLALEAAGVPTPDTTVAFTTDAALEAIEAFGYPCVLKPVVGSWGRLMAKIDTRDAAEAILEHKATLGHYEHKVFYVQEFVEKPGRDIRVLAVDGDPVAAMTRSSEHWLTNAAKGGETAAFELDDRALELVEKASAAVGGGLLGVDLMEVGSVSESGDSEARGTPSHADYTVHEVNHTVEFKALNDAVGESVDVPGRVVDWLEAKAKTETEATA, encoded by the coding sequence GTGCACGTTGGACTGCTGTACTCCCGGATCCGCCGCGACGAGAAACTCCTCCTCTCCGAGCTCCGCGAGCGCGGGCACGACGTGACGAAGATCGACGTCCGGAGGGAGCAGTTCAACATCTCGGCTGCGCCCGCTGTGTTCGACGAGATCGACGTCGTGCTCGACCGGTGTCTGGCGACGAGTCGGAGCCTCTACATCACGCGCTTCCTCGACGCCTATGGGGTCGAAGTCGTCAACAGCTCGGAGACGGCACAGCTGTGTGCCGACAAGGTAAAAAACAGCCTCGCACTGGAAGCCGCGGGCGTCCCGACGCCCGACACGACGGTCGCGTTCACGACCGACGCGGCGCTGGAGGCGATCGAGGCGTTCGGCTATCCCTGCGTGCTCAAACCGGTCGTCGGCTCGTGGGGCCGCCTCATGGCGAAGATCGACACCCGTGACGCGGCCGAGGCCATCCTCGAACACAAGGCGACGCTCGGGCACTACGAGCACAAGGTGTTCTACGTCCAGGAGTTCGTCGAGAAGCCCGGCCGGGACATCCGGGTGCTCGCGGTCGACGGCGACCCCGTCGCCGCGATGACGCGCTCGTCGGAGCACTGGCTCACGAACGCCGCGAAGGGCGGGGAGACCGCCGCGTTCGAACTCGACGACCGCGCGCTCGAACTGGTCGAGAAGGCCTCCGCCGCCGTCGGCGGCGGACTGTTGGGTGTGGACCTGATGGAGGTCGGCTCCGTCTCCGAGTCGGGAGACTCGGAGGCTCGTGGGACTCCGTCCCACGCCGACTACACCGTCCACGAGGTGAACCACACGGTCGAGTTCAAGGCGCTGAACGACGCCGTGGGAGAGAGCGTCGACGTGCCCGGTCGCGTGGTCGACTGGCTCGAAGCCAAAGCGAAGACCGAAACGGAGGCGACGGCGTAG
- the argC gene encoding N-acetyl-gamma-glutamyl-phosphate reductase, with protein sequence MTLRASVVGGSGFTGGELLRLLSQHPEFEVVQATSRQYERKTVGRVHPNLRELDLRFSSPEELESVDVLFAATPHGVSMQHVDTFFESADTVVDLSADFRLSTEAQYDEWYDGHVCPEYLEKAEYALPELNRENLPGAELVASGGCNATATILGLKPLFDAGIMSGDEQVVVDVKVGSSEGGAGGGDASSHPERSGIVRPYAPTGHRHEAEIEEFLGLSVSFTVHAVDMVRGASATCHVFPSSKVTKSDLWGAYRDSYSEEPFMRTVAGGGGVYRYPEPKVVAGTNMGEVGFEIDPGNRRLVVLSAIDNMMKGSAGQAIHGANVALGLEETAGLEATGFHPVGAP encoded by the coding sequence ATGACGCTCCGTGCGAGCGTCGTCGGCGGCTCCGGCTTCACGGGAGGAGAACTCCTCCGGCTGCTCTCTCAGCACCCGGAGTTCGAGGTGGTGCAGGCGACGAGCCGGCAGTACGAACGCAAAACGGTCGGAAGAGTCCACCCCAACCTGCGCGAACTGGACCTGCGCTTCTCGTCGCCCGAGGAGCTCGAGAGCGTGGACGTGCTGTTCGCCGCGACGCCCCACGGCGTCTCGATGCAGCACGTCGACACCTTCTTCGAGAGCGCCGACACCGTGGTCGACCTCTCGGCGGACTTCAGGCTCTCCACCGAGGCGCAGTACGACGAGTGGTACGACGGCCACGTCTGCCCCGAGTACCTGGAGAAGGCGGAGTACGCCCTGCCCGAGCTCAACCGGGAGAACCTCCCGGGTGCCGAACTCGTCGCCTCCGGCGGCTGCAACGCCACGGCGACGATCCTGGGGCTGAAGCCGCTGTTCGACGCCGGGATCATGAGCGGCGACGAGCAGGTGGTCGTCGACGTGAAGGTGGGCTCCTCCGAAGGTGGAGCCGGCGGCGGCGACGCCTCCTCGCACCCGGAGCGGTCGGGCATCGTCCGACCGTACGCGCCCACGGGCCACCGCCACGAGGCCGAGATCGAGGAGTTCCTCGGCCTCTCGGTGTCTTTTACCGTCCACGCGGTCGACATGGTCCGCGGCGCGAGCGCGACCTGTCACGTCTTCCCCTCGTCGAAGGTGACCAAGAGCGACCTCTGGGGCGCGTATCGAGACTCGTACTCGGAGGAGCCGTTCATGCGCACCGTCGCGGGCGGCGGTGGCGTCTACCGCTACCCCGAACCGAAGGTCGTCGCCGGCACCAACATGGGAGAGGTCGGCTTCGAGATCGACCCCGGAAACAGGAGGCTCGTCGTCCTCTCGGCCATCGACAACATGATGAAGGGATCGGCCGGACAGGCGATCCACGGCGCGAACGTCGCACTCGGTCTGGAGGAGACCGCAGGGTTAG